The following are encoded in a window of Leptodactylus fuscus isolate aLepFus1 chromosome 9, aLepFus1.hap2, whole genome shotgun sequence genomic DNA:
- the CFAP100 gene encoding cilia- and flagella-associated protein 100, with translation MSSMTLERSVVSRESSASGSRGLRTGSHHSAPRSVLSSAKSWTDTKSVVSAHERKKKKEEAANPFQIPPDVDVFQIRDQEKEKKQMDKERNKHLKVHQKTTYNTRRNAEMGRLRKEIEAEEMEESGGEVDKALALHENPSWKLAVTRDRNIQRENLNDYINKKREMFRLEYGLQVKRDEIQKLETMAAAEELKLEKAEQFLEQDAIRFDEFLKENDRNSVEAMKQADKETKLKLERAAEMKSLSGQMMNIKSDIAKSEEILREYLMYKEFLFRLSPKEWQEERLKKKAKERESKIHLPPISREKEKRGSVSHKVSASPVAGKKPESRSSGPLASRDSTRDTRQPSRSSLKTVASKKANSATVQEEENSSENPVSSDSEEESELYFTDPQQLLNIFSEMEERNLSLIQNSQETEEALEEIKQNITMTEGKMENETQQLKAQITHLQGAIAREEERAADLEMKCRVFAFGQYSFEEQEKMLTSLTKKVGEVYQACIKENRANLNALQMLTMMEQQVEELLDNIEAIPKERLEIAEKAKEKERRLRLRDEKIKQQKLHQEERLRRALERAQADPKKTTGRKLMTRSDPPAMKPKIEKDPDADKEKEEAIYFFS, from the exons ATGTCGTCCATGACCTTAGAACGCTCCGTTGTGTCACGGGAAAGCTCAGCGAGCGGATCCA GGGGGCTCCGGACGGGGTCTCATCACTCTGCCCCAAGGTCCGTCCTCAGCTCGGCCAAGTCATGGACAGACACAAAGTCTGTGGTCTCAG CCCatgagaggaagaagaagaaggaggaggcggCCAATCCCTTCCAGATCCCGCCCGATGTAGACGTCTTCCAGATAAGAGATCaagaaaaggagaaaaagcaAATG GATAAGGAGCGGAACAAACACCTGAAGGTTCACCAGAAGACGACTTACAATACGAGGAGAAATGCAGAGATGGGGCGGCTGAGGAAAGAGATTGAagctgaggagatggaggagtccGGGGGGGAGGTGGACAAGGCTCTGGCTCTGCACGAAAACCCATCATGGAAGCTTGCAGTTACAAGAG ACAGAAACATCCAGCGGGAGAATCTGAACGACTACATCAACAAGAAGAGAGAGATGTTCCGCCTGGAG TACGGCCTCCAAGTGAAGCGAGACGAGATCCAGAAGCTGGAGACGATGGCGGCCGCCGAGGAGCTGAAGCTGGAGAAAGCCGAGCAGTTTCTGGAGCAGGACGCCATCAGATTCGATGAGTTCCTTAAGGAGAATGACAGGAACTCGGTGGAGGCCATGAAACA GGCCGACAAAGAAACCAAACTGAAACTGGAGCGAGCAGCCGAGATGAAGAGTCTGAGCGGGCAAATGATGAACATTAAGAG TGACATTGCAAAGTCGGAGGAGATTCTTCGGGAATATCTCATGTACAAGGAGTTTCTGTTCAGATTGTCTCCCAAGGAATGGCAGGAGGAGAGGCTGAAGAAGAAGGCGAAGGAGCGGGAGAGCAAGATACACCTGCCGCCCATCAGCCGGGAGAAGGAGAAGAGAGGCTCCGTGTCTCACAAGGTGTCCGCATCACCGGTGGCCGGGAAGA AACCTGAGTCTCGATCCTCGGGCCCCCTGGCTAGCCGTGACTCCACTCGTGACACCCGCCAGCCGTCCAGATCCAGCCTCAAGACCGTGGCCTCTAAAAAAGC GAACAGTGCGACAGTCCAAGAAGAGGAGAATAGTTCTGAGAACCCGGTGTCGTCGGACAGTGAAGAG GAGTCGGAGCTGTACTTCACTGATCCACAACAGCTACTAAACATCTTCTCTGAGATGGAGGAGCGGAACCTGTCACTGATCCAGAACTCGCAGGAAACAGAAGAGGCCTTAGAGGAGAtcaaacagaacatcaccatgacagaggggaagat GGAAAATGAGACCCAACAGCTGAAGGCGCAAATCACTCATCTGCAGGGAGCAATAGCGCGGGAGGAGGAGCGAGCCGCAGACCTGGAAATGAAGTGTCGGGTATTCGCATTTGGACAATACAGTTTTGAAGAGCAG GAGAAGATGTTGACCTCTCTCACTAAGAAGGTGGGTGAAGTATACCAAGCCTGTATAAAAGAAAACCGAGCAAATCttaacgccttgcagatgttgaccaTGATGGAGCAGCAGGTGGAGGAGCTCCTGGACAACATTGAGGCCATCCCTAAAGAAAGGCTTGAGATTGCTGAAAAAGCAAAGGAGAAGGAGCGGCGGCTGAG GTTAAGAGACGAGAAAATTAAACAGCAAAAGCTGCACCAGGAGGAGAGACTGCGCCGCGCCTTAGAGAGAGCACAGGCCGACCCCAAGAAAACA ACCGGCAGGAAATTGATGACCCGCTCCGACCCGCCAGCGATGAAACCCAAAATTGAGAAAGACCCGGATGCAgacaaggagaaggaggaggccaTATATTTTTTCAGCTAG
- the ZXDC gene encoding zinc finger protein ZXDC: MEIQGPTGQRQQDGGAGLPEGEALAEAAEDDEEKAGLHKEDIGIHPIYMVVNLGAMGLSGSQAPEPAPPPPLPARPSPSSELALPGYVTVRLENGLLTLGGSREGPADRPQPRTGSCSAPAIPQQSWASELSPQGEPGSSSSGAQHSFSESLEDVDMVLREPVDEQVAGFLVGDIGELQVNLGEALDLARKGVLLVFRCPEPGCAKAFDRKQQLKVHLLSHTEEQRPYKCQVENCGWSFTTLYKLKRHLQSHDKQRPFSCDAPGCGKSFTTVYNLKAHLKAHEQENLFRCDTCGEAFPTATKLSAHRRTHFEPERPYKCEFNGCDKSFITVTALFSHHRAHVREQEQFVCSFPGCNKQYDKACRLKIHLRSHTGERPFICDFESCGSSFTSMSKLLRHKRKHEDDRRYPCPVEGCGKSFTRAEHLKGHKITHLGTKPFECPVEGCGAKFSARSSLYIHSKKHLQDVDATKTRCSVSNCSKIFTSKQSLKSHMVKQHAHDLEAASSLTPSSELTSSGQSDLSNLDLSSLFSNVSSNGSGISADLTLVNSGILTIDVSSVRSTLGGNLSANNNSLVHPVDPLVLVSNTDNNNSLESSLLLGAAASILQQGSLQLDDVQTVNAEALGSLASLSMRGSNQDIHALTSTNNLTIDATTLTPPVTLGTSGSIPELLTQTKTDRSLIPASEVVSQQEGSKVVTQFVFPQTGNYSSQKDIDFSPVAGNSILESGGSARTDYRAIQLAKSKKKGSASSSGTSHPQRKSKGTKPTQAVSPAGSRFGNSVLSNGGLTLRDPSTGAQYVQIQLLQDEPPGDGDLPFQLGAQSPAAHAQLTVDLPVHILQEPHVSAEDDAASDNSQFTGSTINLQDLE, from the exons ATGGAAATCCAGGGGCCGACGGGGCAACGGCAGCAAGATGGCGGCGCCGGGCTCCCTGAGGGAGAAGCGCTGGCAGAGGCCGCTGAGGACGACGAGGAGAAGGCCGGCCTGCACAAAGAGGATATCGGTATACATCCCATCTACATGGTGGTCAACCTGGGCGCTATGGGCCTCAGTGGCTCCCAGGCCCCGGAACCAGCGCCACCACCTCCGCTGCCAGCGAGGCCCAGCCCGTCCTCAGAGCTGGCTCTGCCCGGTTACGTGACAGTGCGGCTGGAGAACGGGCTGCTGACACTGGGAGGAAGTAGAGAAGGGCCGGCGGATAGGCCGCAGCCTCGGACTGGGAGCTGCAGCGCCCCGGCCATCCCTCAGCAGAGCTGGGCCTCCGAGCTGTCACCGCAGGGGgagccgggcagcagcagctccggggcccAGCACAGCTTCTCCGAGAGCCTGGAGGACGTGGACATGGTGCTGCGGGAGCCTGTGGACGAGCAGGTGGCCGGCTTCCTGGTAGGGGACATTGGGGAGCTGCAGGTGAATTTGGGGGAGGCGCTGGACTTGGCCAGGAAAGGCGTGCTGCTGGTCTTCCGCTGCCCCGAGCCCGGCTGCGCCAAAGCCTTTGACCGTAAACAGCAGCTGAAGGTCCATTTACTGAGCCACACGGAGGAACAGCGCCCCTACAAGTGCCAGGTGGAGAACTGCGGCTGGTCCTTCACCACCCTCTATAAGCTCAAGCGCCACCTGCAGTCACATGACAAGCAGCGCCCCTTCTCCTGTGACGCCCCGGGCTGCGGCAAGAGCTTCACCACTGTCTACAACCTCAAAGCCCACCTGAAAGCCCACGAGCAGGAGAACCTGTTCCGCTGTGACACCTGCGGCGAGGCCTTCCCCACCGCCACCAAGCTGAGTGCACACAGGAGGACGCATTTTGAGCCCGAGAGGCCGTATAAGTGTGAATTTAATG GTTGCGACAAGAGTTTTATTACAGTGACTGCATTATTCTCCCATCACAGAGCGCATGTACGGGAGCAGGAACAATTCGTCTGCTCTTTCCCTGGCTGCAATAAGCAATACGATAAGGCGTGCAGGCTGAAAATACATCTACGTAGTCATACAG GTGAACGACCTTTTATTTGTGACTTTGAAAGCTGCGGCTCATCCTTCACAAGCATGTCCAAGCTCTTAAGACATAAAAG GAAACATGAAGATGACAGACGGTATCCATGTCCCGTAGAAGGCTGTGGAAAGTCATTTACCCGAGCCGAGCATCTGAAAGGTCACAAAATTACTCACCTGGGCACCAAACCCTTCGAGTGCCCTGTAGAGG GCTGTGGAGCCAAGTTCTCAGCCCGAAGCAGCCTGTACATCCACTCTAAGAAGCATCTTCAGGACGTGGACGCCACAAAGACGCGTTGTTCAGTGTCCAACTGCAGCAAGATATTTACCTCCAAGCAGAGCCTGAAATCTCACATGGTTAAGCAGCACGCTCATG ATCTTGAGGCTGCAAGTTCTCTCACACCTAGTAGTGAACTGACAAGCTCAGGACAGAGTGACTTAAGTAACCTGGACCTCTCCTCACTGTTCAGCAACGTGTCCTCGAATGGGTCAGGAATCTCTGCTGACCTGACCCTGGTTAACTCTGGAATACTGACCATCGATGTGTCTTCTGTAAGGTCTACACTGGGGGGCAATCTGTCGGCCAACAATAACTCCCTGGTACATCCCGTTGACCCCTTGGTGTTGGTGTCCAATACTGATAACAACAACAGTCTGGAGAGTTCCCTCTTGCTGGGGGCAGCAGCGTCCATTCTGCAGCAAGGAAGCCTGCAGCTGGATGATGTACAGACGGTGAATGCCGAGGCGCTGGGCTCCTTAGCATCTTTATCAATGAGAGGATCCAACCAGGACATTCATGCACTTACATCCACAAATAATCTGACTATAGATGCCACAACTTTAACACCTCCAGTGACACTGGGGACCAGCGGCTCCATACCAGAACTATTGACACAGACCAAAACCGACAGGAGCCTTATCCCAGCTTCAGAGGTTGTGAGCCAGCAGGAGGGGAGTAAAGTTGTGACGCAGTTTGTGTTTCCTCAGACGGGCAACTACAGCTCTCAGAAGGACATAGACTTTAGTCCGGTGGCTGGAAACTCCATATTG GAGAGCGGGGGCTCGGCGAGGACGGACTACAGAGCCATTCAGCTGGCCAAGAGCAAAAAGAAGGGGAGTGCAAGCAGCTCAG GGACTTCACATCCACAGAGGAAAAGTAAAGGTACTAAACCAACCCAAGCCGTCTCTCCTGCGGGCAGCCGTTTTGGTAACAGCGTTTTGTCAAATGGCGGGCTGACGTTAAGAGATCCATCAACCGGGGCACAATATGTGCAGATCCAGCTTCTTCAG GATGAACCTCCGGGGGACGGGGATCTGCCTTTCCAGCTCGGGGCCCAGTCTCCGGCCGCGCACGCACAGCTCACGGTGGATCTGCCTGTTCATATCCTGCAG GAGCCTCACGTGTCAGCAGAAGACGATGCAGCCTCAGATAATTCCCAGTTTACAGGAAGCACAATAAACCTGCAGGACCTTGAATAA